A window of Oncorhynchus masou masou isolate Uvic2021 chromosome 19, UVic_Omas_1.1, whole genome shotgun sequence genomic DNA:
ttagagtgccatttgggatgcaacccgtACCTTGATTTGAGTAATGCCCCTCGTATTCACTGGTTGGTCAGAGTGAGGATACAATGGCACAGTATTActcatggttcttttaataattTCTTGTCCCAACAGGAAATGTTGTGCACCATGTGATAGTTGAGCCCAGACAAAACAGTGATGTGGAACTTCCTTCACCTTCTCTGACAAGTGGCCTGCACAGCAACCATACGGGCAACTGATTAGCAAATAGACAGTCAGCACTTAGCAGGCTGCCATGGAGATGATTTCTAACATTGAGAGCACCTCAAAAGGCACTCTTTTCAATTCTTTGGGCTTTCTGATAGCATTACCACTGGATTCTGGCTTACACCTCAATGCAAAGTAGGGCCACATGGAGTTGTATAGGAGGTATGAAAAGTGTACTTTGCAGTAGCTttggtccagggtgttacatgCTGCTTGACCCTTCTTCAATGGAAGGCTTGAAGTAGACTCAAGCCACACGTAACaccctggatcagagctaactctGCAGCGGTTTGTGTGTGAGGAAAGATACATGGCTAAAATTGACTAAAGAAGAGTAAGAAGTTAATCTCCAAAATGCCTAAACTAACATCCCAGAGGAGGGGTAGTGGGTCAGTTATTTGTCTAGAAGACATTTTATTGTGATGGTGGTGATACATATTCGCAGCAGTGCTAAAGAAGTATCAGCTTTACTCTCCAAATACATTTCCATGTACAGGAATTTGACTCTGTGAAACTGTGCTGCTACAGAGTTACAGACAGTAaaaaaaacagacagacaaaaaaatacacatttaatttttttttatatttaacctttatttaagtaggcaagtcagttaagaacaaattactatttacaatgacggcctacgaactgtgggttaactgccttgttcaggggcagaccgaCAGATTTTGTCGTTTAttttttcggttactggcccaacgctctaaccactaggccacctgccgccccaatatacAGACGCAGAATTTACACAATCCACATACAGTATTTAATTTTTtcaattttatttcacctttatttaaccaggtaggttagttgagatcaggttctcatttgcaactgggACCAGGataagataaagcatagcaactgccaagataaagcatagcaattcgacacatacaacaacacagacttacacatggaataaacaaaacatacagtcaataatacagtagaaaaaataaaacaaaaagtctaaatacagtgagtgcaaacaaggtaagataagggaggtacggcaataaataggccatggtggcgaagtaatttagcaattaaacactggaatggtagatgtgcagaagatgaatgtgcaagtagagatactggggtgcaaaggagcaagataaataaataaatacagtatgggttgAGGTAGGTGGATGGGttgtttacagattggctatgtacaggcgcagtgatctgtgagctgctctgacagctggtgcttaaagctagtgcgggagatatgagtctccagcttcagtgatttttgcagttcgttccagtcattggcagcagagaactggaagaaaaggcgaccaaaggaggaatttgctttggggatgaccagtgagatatacctgctggagcgcgtgctacgagtgggtgctgctatggttaccagtgagctgagataaggcggggctttacctagcacaaccaaagaatttctgcacaaactgtcagaaaccgtctcatctgcatgctcgtcgtcctcaccagggacTTGATCTGACAGCAGTTCAgcgttgtaaccgacttcagtgggcaaatgttcaccttcgatggccactggcacgctgggcaagtgtgctcttcacggatgaatcccggtttcaactgtactgggcagatggcagactgcGTGTATGGCATCGTTGTCTACcaccccatgtcgcaaggatctgtacacaattcctggaagctgaaaatgtcccagttcttccatggcctgtatactcaccagacatgtcaccaatgGGATTCTCATAAGTAACGGgtatgacagcatgttccagttcccgccaatatccagcaactttgcacagccattgaagaggagtgggacaacattccacagaccacaatcaacattctgatcaactctatgcaaaggagatttgtcgtgctgcatgaggcaaatgatggtcacaccgttttttaaaggtatctgtgaccaacagatgcatatctgtattcccagtcatgtgaaatccatagattaatagggcctaatgaattaatttcaaCTGACTtatttccttatgtgaactgtaactcggtaaaatcttttaaattgttgcacgttgcatttatatttttgttcagtgtacactatatactgtatgtgggataGAAACACAATACTGGTCACACCAAATGTATAGAGTAATATGTTTATTCCCACTATTTAGTGTATATGAGGATAACCTAAAGAAAATCCACTTTAAGATGATCAAATGTTGAACCTCAGATCAGGAGTGCACTGTGTTTGATTTAAATTCTTAGAAGCATGATTTTAGATATCAAAAAAGAAGAAAAACACCACCTACCTGAACATTGTCTATGGTAGACTGACCTATATGATGAGATCATCACTTGCTAGAATCAGTCTCGGTTTCCCAGACTCATGGCGCACTACGTCTGTGAAAACAGACCCTGGCTTTGACCCAACTCTCCGAGGGTGTTTCAgggagagttgggatatgcaaaaaacacaaTTCCAATTCACACATACATATTAATACATATGTgcacatgtgtgaaataggacaaatataagcacccaccaaatgaTTTGTATTATTAAGAGACTAGGATTGGATTAATAGGCTATGCATTACTATAAAGCAGATAAAAACATGCTACCAGACACCATCAGTTGACCATGGCTATATGGTGAACTTTATGGACAACATACAGAGCATTGTGTGCATTTTATAGCATGCACACAGTCTAGATAATATGCCCTGAAAAGGTCATTTATGATATCAATCCAGGTAATCAGGCACAGTTGTCCAAGGATGACCCATGTATGCTATATCAGCTGGTTATTTATTTGCCTCAATAAATCTGAATATTCAAACAGATGTCTGTCTTTATATGAGGATTCATCATTTGATCTCCATGTAGACAAATCAAGAACATGGTTTTGGTCAATTCAGGTCACGAGAATGTTCAACATCAATTTACTgggaaaaacaaaaacatattttattACATTATAAAATAATTAGAATTAAAATGATATTATGAATGAAAATTAGGTTTTGTCACTGGTGAAACGTTCTTCATATTTGATGACGTCATGACGTAGGTCAAAAGCAAACCAAAAAACTTCCTGACTTGGCTGTTCTTAACGCTGGGGTAGCTATATTTCATTAAAATGAGTTATCTTGCGAAATAACCTATAGAAAGCGACCACAATTATACCTTATGTAACAGAGCATTATCATACTTTTCTCAGCTAAATTGTTAGCTTCTTCAGCTTCAGGGAGTCTCGCTATAATAGCTGCTACTGGTTGTTTTATTTTAGAACAGAACCGTTCTGAGTGAAGCCATGATGGCGTCGAGCTACAACGCGAAGGAAGACGGTCACGTCACCGTACCTGGTGGTGGGACCATCCAGAATAAAAAGCCCGATAACACAGCTTTTAAACAACAACGATTACCTGCTTGGCAACCCATCCTGACAGCTGGCACAGTTCTTCCAGCTTTCTTCGTTATCGGGCTTATCTTCATCCCCATTGGTATCGGCCTCTACGTCACGTCCAACAACATCAAGGAGTTCGAGGTAAGGCCCGTGCTATCCGGGATCCTTAGCTAGCTGTCTACTGTATTCAATAAACCCAAGAGAAAGGGGGCACCAGTATCACTAGGGAGGGGCACCTTTAGTACTAGGGAGGAGGATCCCGCCACTTCCATGTGCCTCAAAATCACTATTTGCTTGTATATGTACTCCCACCAATGTTGTTTCTCATGATGATCGGTATCAACAGAAAATATAGCCTAAACACAAAGAAGTCCTACAAAGGCCATTAGaaactgaatgctgattggctgtatGCCGTGGTATATGAGACCATTATAGCACGGGTATGACATTTATTTTTACTAGTTTAATTACAATTGTaagcagtttataatagcaataaggcacctcggggttgTGCTTACAGTACCAAGGCtatgggctgtatccaggcactccgcattgcgtgtaagaacagcccttagcgtTTGTTATATTTGCcaaataccacaccccctcgtgccttattgcttaattagacCATGGCTTATGTATTTGTAGCCAACAGATTCTGACCCTACCACTTTACGCTTGTTCTCTCTTTGCTGCACTTGCGTCAGAACACAGTCATGTTCTATTAAGACACAATGTACCTCAATGCAGGGATGGGATGTGCCACTGTATTCCAAATTGTACCTATATTCAAACTGATACATCGAAGATTGAAAAACTGCCCCTTTTGTCTtcatgctagctagcagtagCCATATCAGCCATTATGAATTGGCATGTCACATTGAataacaaaggagctgattggccGCTGTGTCTTAATCTAACCATGATTGTGTTCAGACCCCAGTGCATCTCACTGTAAACAAGCGTAACTGTAGGCTCGGAATCTActtgttaatgtactgtatttgatGTCAGGTCACAGGTGCACCATTTGTGAAttagtaggccatcattgtaaataagaatttttcttcactgacttgcctgttaaataaataaatacatttgaaataaTGTTAGGCAGCAGATTTCCAGCCATTTGGAAATGCTGTTTTGATGTACACATGTCATTACAGATTGATTATACTGGGACTGACATGTCCAGCCCATGCTTCAACTGCTCCCAGAGCTTTAGTTGGAACAGCACAAGACCATGCACCTGTGCACTGCCCTTCTCTCTGGAACAGCCCTTTGAAGTAAGTATGAAGCATGATGTCTGCCTCTCAAATAGCAACCTATACACTATGTCAGTGGTTACCAACCTTTTCCGGTTACTATTCCTACCAACTGAATAGAATTTTGTCTCAACAGAGCAACGTATTCATGTATTATGGCCTGTCCAACTTCTACCAAAATCACCGGCGCTATGTCAAGTCCAGGGATGACAGTCAACTGAATGGTGACACCACCTCTCTAATGGTACATATTATGCCTTTAAAACAGGGTACCTGTTTTCACACTGCATTCCTGAATCTCTGCAATGACTTTTGACTGATCATCAACAATTTTACATCTTTAGTTATCTGACATTTCCATCAAATTGGCAAGATGTTCTGTGCAATGATCTAACGTTACATGTCTGCTTGCAATGTCCACAGAACCCCAGTAAAGAGTGTGAGCCCTATGCTCGCAATGAAAAAATGCCAATTGCTCCCTGTGGTGCAATCGCCAACAGCATGTTTAATGGTAAGACCGTTATGTCCTTCTTAGACCAGCATTACTAGAGTTGCAATAAGAGCAGCTCTGTTTATTCATGATCTCTTTCCTCAGACACTTTGGATCTGTATTACATTGACCCTAATG
This region includes:
- the LOC135506088 gene encoding cell cycle control protein 50A-like; its protein translation is MMASSYNAKEDGHVTVPGGGTIQNKKPDNTAFKQQRLPAWQPILTAGTVLPAFFVIGLIFIPIGIGLYVTSNNIKEFEIDYTGTDMSSPCFNCSQSFSWNSTRPCTCALPFSLEQPFESNVFMYYGLSNFYQNHRRYVKSRDDSQLNGDTTSLMNPSKECEPYARNEKMPIAPCGAIANSMFNDTLDLYYIDPNGTRIQIPLMKKGIAWWTDKHVKFRNPGGNPNLTSAFQGTTKPINWRKPVYELDTDAENNGFINEDFIVWMRTAALPTFRKLYRIIQKKNNMTPTLPRGNYTLEVTYNYPVRSFEGRKRVILSTISWMGGKNPFLGIAYITVGSVCFFLGVVLLIIHHKYGSRNNTADIPN